One window of Dysgonomonas mossii genomic DNA carries:
- a CDS encoding RagB/SusD family nutrient uptake outer membrane protein, with product MKFYIYIISALLLLSSCSDWLNKEPENVLDVEGLDYTLTENMNQPLIGIYARMRGGSGLSFWGRLGLLSVRGDDINKGSSPSDQGELNYAKSFEYNQLGGYWALNSSWTGLYNLVLSCNSALVDLNRYNEYTTTEADKKLNTQYQAEVRFIRAFAYFQITRFWGDALLVTDNKEVLGTLNVTPRADIYKFINDEMDFCEANLPALRPNEMPLKGQVTKYTALALRAKANSDINNWDAVLSATNEIINSNKFELYPDFYDYFKKPGCLSNENLFELQYGLVGSTAIESDAWFAFQGPRNGFVGTNIEGGWGFMVPSASLEKLFQDRGETVRKETTFLYAGSTTKEGDVLKPSTAADGNDRVFNGKVYLPSTQLPEGRTGYGFGNNIRVMRYADILLLNAEAKVRKNENGDAPFNLVRTRAKMPTLTNVTLDQILEERRVELACEWGERFFDLVRTGKAAGTLPGFTEGKSEFYPIPQAQKDLNPNLK from the coding sequence ATGAAATTTTATATATACATTATATCAGCATTATTGTTATTAAGCAGTTGTAGCGACTGGCTAAATAAGGAACCCGAAAATGTATTAGATGTCGAGGGGCTTGATTATACTCTGACCGAAAATATGAACCAGCCGCTAATCGGTATCTATGCACGTATGCGTGGAGGAAGTGGACTTAGTTTCTGGGGAAGACTTGGCCTACTGAGCGTAAGAGGTGATGATATAAATAAAGGTTCTTCACCTTCCGATCAGGGAGAGTTAAACTATGCAAAGTCATTCGAATACAATCAGCTTGGTGGATATTGGGCATTAAACTCATCATGGACAGGATTATACAATTTGGTATTGAGTTGTAACTCTGCTTTGGTAGACCTGAATAGATATAACGAGTATACAACAACCGAGGCTGATAAAAAACTGAATACTCAATATCAGGCAGAGGTACGTTTTATCAGAGCTTTTGCTTATTTTCAGATAACCAGATTCTGGGGCGATGCATTGCTTGTTACCGATAACAAAGAAGTATTAGGTACACTTAATGTTACCCCTCGGGCTGATATCTACAAGTTTATTAATGATGAGATGGATTTCTGTGAAGCCAATCTTCCGGCTTTACGTCCTAACGAAATGCCTCTGAAAGGTCAGGTTACTAAATATACAGCTCTGGCACTGAGGGCAAAAGCAAACTCTGATATCAACAATTGGGATGCTGTACTATCTGCAACAAATGAGATTATCAACAGTAACAAGTTTGAGCTTTATCCCGATTTTTATGATTATTTCAAAAAGCCGGGATGCTTATCAAACGAAAATTTATTCGAACTACAATACGGTTTGGTTGGTAGCACAGCAATAGAGTCTGATGCGTGGTTTGCATTCCAAGGCCCAAGAAATGGATTTGTAGGAACAAATATTGAAGGAGGCTGGGGCTTCATGGTTCCAAGTGCTTCTTTAGAGAAACTATTCCAAGACAGGGGGGAGACCGTACGTAAAGAAACTACTTTCTTGTATGCCGGATCTACAACCAAGGAAGGGGATGTGCTAAAACCAAGTACAGCAGCAGACGGAAACGATCGAGTATTTAATGGAAAAGTGTATCTGCCTAGCACTCAGCTTCCGGAAGGAAGAACAGGGTATGGATTTGGTAATAACATCCGTGTGATGAGATATGCAGACATCCTTCTATTGAATGCCGAAGCAAAAGTTCGTAAAAATGAGAATGGGGATGCTCCTTTCAACTTGGTGAGAACCAGAGCAAAAATGCCAACATTGACAAATGTTACATTGGATCAGATTTTGGAAGAAAGACGAGTTGAATTAGCGTGCGAATGGGGCGAACGATTCTTTGATCTTGTTCGTACAGGTAAGGCTGCCGGAACACTTCCGGGATTTACCGAAGGTAAGTCCGAATTTTATCCGATACCTCAAGCTCAAAAAGATTTGAATCCAAATCTTAAATAA
- a CDS encoding glucoamylase family protein produces the protein MKLRIIFCLLVIRCLSAPAQEPEYDHIFFDNGLMAGRYYYSRADYTSPSYIQNIENKLPVSEKEYFTAKNSLLLNYVSAPNGSWSASILYHDWRGKDFVKEGKSLDFKLFVKSGTEAEELPLIAIGAINKKETTTSSFINFNDYISQFKQEEWVSVSIPLSEFKNLSYTNTKEIKEVLFKQNSQDGKEHTLYIDQVELSPIQKPVSNVIVPAIKAKAYERHVDLWWDKSGLENIKYIKIYRSEDGREFKQVGIQYPYTGRYADFTNEPNKTFSYRIACVNYDYSESQPSNIVESTTRYMTDEQLLDMVQEASFRYYWDGAEPNSGLALENIPGRRNMIATGASGFGMMAIVTGVERGYITREEAIQRFKKIVAFLDKAETFHGGYAHFIDGTTGKVEPFFGMRDNGADMVETSFLFQGLLTARQYFDKNSDDEKYIRNTITKLWKNIEWDWFKKTKDSKYLYWHWSPDQEWVINHNLIGWNETMITYLLAIASPTHGVGKDMYYSGWASQEKLAQDYRADWGQTRDGAMYSNGNTYFGVKLDVGVSNGGPLFFIHYSYLGLDPHKIKDKYVSENYFENFRNIALINYRYCVENPKKNIGYGADNWGLTASDGPWGYCAAEPVDHQDAGTMAPTGALASFPYLPEQSMAALKNYYRNYGSFLWGEYGFRDAFNLNENWCANIYMGLNQAPVTVMIENYRTGLIWNLFMKDPDVQRMVKEVFIK, from the coding sequence ATGAAATTAAGAATTATTTTCTGTCTGTTAGTTATAAGATGTTTATCTGCTCCCGCGCAAGAACCGGAATACGATCACATTTTTTTTGACAATGGTTTGATGGCAGGGCGTTACTATTACAGTAGAGCCGATTATACATCTCCTAGCTATATTCAGAATATAGAAAATAAACTACCGGTATCCGAAAAGGAATACTTTACAGCAAAAAACTCACTGTTATTAAACTATGTGTCTGCACCTAATGGAAGCTGGTCGGCGTCGATTCTTTATCATGATTGGCGGGGAAAAGACTTTGTGAAAGAGGGTAAATCTCTGGACTTTAAATTATTTGTCAAATCGGGAACAGAAGCAGAAGAATTACCTCTTATTGCCATAGGTGCTATTAACAAGAAAGAAACAACTACATCGTCCTTTATCAACTTTAACGACTATATATCTCAATTCAAACAAGAGGAATGGGTATCAGTATCCATCCCTCTATCTGAATTTAAAAATTTAAGCTACACAAATACAAAAGAAATAAAAGAAGTTCTTTTCAAACAAAATTCACAAGACGGAAAAGAGCATACTTTATATATAGATCAGGTAGAATTAAGTCCTATCCAAAAACCTGTTTCAAACGTGATAGTCCCGGCGATAAAAGCAAAGGCCTATGAGCGTCATGTAGACTTGTGGTGGGATAAATCAGGGTTGGAAAATATAAAATATATCAAAATATATCGCTCCGAAGATGGGAGAGAGTTCAAGCAGGTAGGCATACAATATCCTTATACAGGTCGTTATGCAGATTTCACAAACGAACCGAATAAGACATTCAGCTACCGCATTGCTTGTGTAAATTATGACTATTCCGAATCACAACCATCTAATATCGTAGAATCAACAACCCGATATATGACTGACGAGCAACTCTTGGATATGGTGCAGGAAGCCTCGTTCAGATATTATTGGGATGGCGCAGAACCAAATTCAGGGCTAGCCCTCGAAAATATTCCGGGACGTAGAAATATGATTGCAACAGGAGCTTCTGGTTTTGGGATGATGGCAATTGTAACCGGTGTAGAGAGAGGATATATCACTCGCGAAGAAGCCATACAACGGTTCAAAAAAATAGTCGCATTTCTCGACAAAGCCGAAACTTTTCATGGAGGCTATGCTCATTTTATAGATGGAACAACAGGTAAAGTGGAACCATTTTTCGGAATGCGTGACAATGGAGCCGATATGGTAGAAACATCCTTTTTGTTTCAAGGGCTATTAACAGCCCGTCAATACTTTGACAAGAACAGTGATGATGAGAAATACATCCGAAATACAATCACCAAACTATGGAAAAATATAGAATGGGATTGGTTCAAAAAGACAAAAGACAGTAAATATTTGTATTGGCACTGGTCTCCGGATCAGGAATGGGTGATAAACCACAATCTTATCGGCTGGAACGAGACAATGATAACTTATTTGCTGGCAATAGCCTCACCAACCCACGGTGTAGGCAAAGACATGTATTATTCGGGATGGGCTAGTCAGGAAAAGCTGGCGCAGGATTATCGTGCCGACTGGGGACAAACACGTGATGGGGCAATGTACTCGAACGGAAATACATATTTCGGAGTAAAGCTCGATGTGGGGGTGTCTAATGGTGGGCCATTGTTTTTCATACACTATTCATACTTGGGGCTTGATCCGCACAAGATAAAAGATAAATATGTTTCTGAAAATTACTTCGAGAACTTTCGGAATATAGCTCTTATAAACTACCGTTACTGTGTAGAGAATCCTAAAAAGAATATCGGATATGGAGCAGATAATTGGGGTCTTACGGCGAGTGATGGGCCTTGGGGGTATTGTGCTGCCGAGCCGGTAGATCATCAGGATGCGGGAACGATGGCACCGACAGGGGCTTTGGCCTCATTCCCTTATCTGCCAGAGCAATCGATGGCGGCATTGAAGAATTATTATCGTAATTATGGTTCTTTCTTGTGGGGTGAATATGGTTTCCGTGATGCGTTCAATCTGAACGAGAATTGGTGTGCTAACATTTATATGGGGCTTAACCAAGCTCCGGTAACGGTGATGATAGAGAATTACCGTACAGGACTTATTTGGAATTTGTTTATGAAAGATCCCGATGTTCAGCGAATGGTAAAAGAAGTGTTTATTAAATAA